Proteins encoded by one window of Solea senegalensis isolate Sse05_10M unplaced genomic scaffold, IFAPA_SoseM_1 scf7180000014784, whole genome shotgun sequence:
- the LOC122761553 gene encoding potassium voltage-gated channel subfamily H member 5-like, translating into MHGGKRGLVAPQNTFLENIVRRSSETSFLLGNAQIVEWPVVYSNDGFCKLSGYHRAEVMHRSSTCNFMYGDLTDKKTIDKIRQTFDSYESTFSEVLLYTKNRTPIWLYMQVAPIRNEKDKVVLFLCTFRDITLFKQPIEDESAKGWTKLARLTRVLTNNRNLVQQLAPISKTEVSHKPSRLAEALQLGSDILPQYKQEAPKTPPHIILHYCTFKTTWDWVILILTFYTAIMVPYNVSFKTKQNNLAWLVVDSVVDVIFLIDIVLNFHTTFVGPAGEVISDAKLIRMNYLKTWFVIDLLSCLPYDIINAFENVDEDVITSASPASHLRESSNLHRNTTRLEDSVLPGLSSLFSSLKVIRLLRLGRVARKLDHYLEYGAAVLVLLVCVFGLVAHWLACIWYSIGDYEVIDEVTNTIKTDSWLYQLALSIGTPYRYNTSGTGQWEGGPNKDTLYISSLYFTMTSLTTIGFGNIAPTTDGEKIFSVAMMMVGSLLYATIFGNVTTIFQQMYTNTNRYHEMLNNVRDFLKLYQVPKGLSERVMDFIVSTWAMSKGIDTDKVLSICPKDMRADICVHLNRQVFNDHPAFRLASDGCLRSLAVEFQTTHCAPGDLIFHIGESVDTLCFVVSGSLEVIQDDEVIAILGKGDVFGDAFWKESTQARACANVRALTYCDLHVIRREALMRVLEFYTAFANSFSRNLILTCNLRKRIIFRKIADVKREQERQRSEVTLYIPDDHPVRKLFHRFRQQRDAQTPAEDHNCVQVEPQRHHHHHADSNSYTQCQTVSSQVQEFSAGAAGGGGGGGEKSEQSCTQEAEESLSRPHAADPLCEIVDSPAEGSAAGGEVGVASHGTTSSSSSRGSRGWAKFRNSASAAPAPPAVRQEQQTQKPEEWPKGSQSSEQLGAANNSEEGGEMEKTGGGNGAGDPGEETSALHKTDSCDSGITKSDLRLDRAGASRNSFERSPMERHVFEHSDSELSLKQAFLQPVSEQALLQATLHEAKQELKGDIQTVSSRLSVLESQVSEILRLLSIKRRLSLPPTSSPKPRFKGHDSVAASRCVTLKTDDGPF; encoded by the exons ATGCATGGGGGTAAGAGAGGACTGGTGGCTCCGCAGAACACTTTCCTGGAGAATATAGTCCGACGCTCGAGTg AGACCAGTTTTCTGTTGGGAAATGCACAAATCGTGGAGTGGCCGGTTGTGTACAGCAACGATGGATTCTGCAAGCTGTCTGGTTACCACAGAGCTGAGGTCATGCACAGGAGCAGCACGTGCAA TTTCATGTACGGAGACCTGACTGATAAGAAGAccatagacaaaatcagacaaaccTTTGACAGCTATGAGTCCACTTTCTCTGAGGTGCTGCTCTATACGAAGAATA GAACACCGATATGGCTTTACATGCAGGTGGCACCAATTAGGAACGAGAAAGACAAGGTGGTGCTGTTTCTCTGTACCTTCAGAGACATCACTCTGTTTAAACAGCCCATCGAAGATGAATCGGCGAAAG GATGGACAAAGCTTGCCAGACTGACGCGGGTGCTGACCAACAACCGCAACCTGGTGCAGCAGTTGGCGCCAATAAGCAAGACCGAGGTCAGCCACAAGCCCTCCAGACTGGCTGAG GCTCTGCAGCTGGGGTCAGACATTCTCCCGCAGTACAAACAAGAGGCGCCCAAGACTCCGCCGCACATCATCCTCCACTACTGCACCTTCAAGACCACCTGGGACTGGGTCATCCTCATTCTCACCTTCTACACCGCCATCATGGTGCCCTACAACGTCTCCTTCAAGACCAAGCAGAACAATCTGGCCTGGCTGGTGGTGGACAGCGTCGTGGACGTCATCTTCCTGATCGACATCGTGCTGAACTTTCACACCACCTTTGTTGGTCCTGCGGGAGAAGTCATTTCGGACGCCAAGCTGATACGGATGAACTACCTGAAGACGTGGTTCGTCATTGACCTGCTCTCCTGTCTGCCCTATGACATCATCAATGCTTTTGAGAATGTTGACGAG GACGTCATCACATCTGCATCTCCAGCGAGTCATCTGCGCGAGTCTTCCAATTTGCACAGAAATACCACACGGCTAGAAGACTCTGTTCTTCCA GGCCTCAGCAGCCTCTTCAGCTCCCTGAAGGTGATCCGCTTGCTCCGCCTGGGTCGCGTGGCCCGTAAGTTGGACCACTACCTGGAGTACGGAGCGGCCGTCCTGGTCCTGCTCGTGTGCGTGTTCGGTCTGGTGGCTCACTGGCTGGCCTGCATCTGGTACAGCATCGGCGACTACGAGGTCATCGACGAGGTCACCAACACCATTAAGACGGACAGCTGGCTCTACCAGCTGGCGCTGAGTATCGGGACCCCGTACCGCTACAACACCAGTGGCACCGGCCAGTGGGAAGGTGGACCCAACAAGGACACGCTGTACATCTCGTCTCTGTACTTCACCATGACCAGCCTCACCACCATTGGATTTGGCAACATCGCGCCAACCACTGATGGGGAGAAGATATTCTCCGTGGCCATGATGATGGTGGGCT CGCTGCTGTACGCCACCATCTTTGGAAACGTCACCACCATCTTCCAGCAGATGTACACCAACACGAACCGCTACCACGAGATGCTCAACAACGTGCGCGACTTCCTCAAACTTTACCAGGTGCCCAAAGGCCTGAGCGAGCGAGTCATGGACTTCATCGTCTCCACGTGGGCCATGTCCAAGGGCATTGACACAGATAAG GTCCTCTCCATTTGTCCCAAAGACATGCGCGCGGACATCTGCGTCCACCTGAACAGACAGGTGTTCAACGACCACCCGGCCTTCCGTCTGGCCAGCGACGGCTGTCTGCGCTCGCTCGCCGTGGAGTTCCAGACCACTCACTGTGCACCCGGTGACCTCATCTTCCACATCGGCGAGAGCGTCGACACCCTCTGCTTTGTCGTGTCGGGTTCACTGGAGGTTATCCAGGACGACGAGGTCATCGCAATATTAG GTAAAGGCGACGTGTTTGGAGACGCATTCTGGAAAGAGAGCACACAGGCGCGCGCGTGCGCAAACGTTCGAGCACTGACCTACTGCGACCTGCACGTCATCAGGAGAGAAGCTCTGATGAGGGTGTTGGAGTTTTACACGGCATTCGCCAACTCCTTCTCCCGCAACCTCATACTCACCTGTAATCTGCGAAAACGG ATAATCTTCAGAAAGATTGCCGACGTGAAGAGGGAGCAGGAGCGCCAGAGGAGCGAGGTGACCCTCTACATCCCTGACGACCACCCGGTGAGGAAGCTCTTCCACAGGTTCAGGCAGCAGAGAGACGCTCAGACACCAGCCGAGGATCATAACTGTGTGCAGGTGGAGCCGCagcgccaccaccaccaccacgctgACTCAAACTCTTACACACAGTGTCAGACTGTGTCCTCTCAGGTTCAGGAGTTCAGCGCCggtgcagcaggaggaggaggaggaggaggcgaaaAGTCAGAGCAGAGCTGCACACAAGAGGCAGAGGAGTCTTTATCGAGGCCTCACGCAGCAGATCCACTATGTGAGATTGTTGACAGCCCTGCAGAGGGCAGCGCTGCAGGTGGAGAGGTAGGTGTTGCCAGTCATggcaccaccagcagcagcagcagtagaggtTCTAGAGGCTGGGCCAAGTTTAGAAACAGCgcttctgctgctcctgcacctcCTGCTGTCCGCCAAGAACAGCAGACTCAGAAACCAGAGGAGTGGCCCAAAGGTTCTCAGTCTTCAGAGCAGTTAGGAGCTGCCAACAACTCAGAGGAAGGCGGAGAGATGGAGAAAACTGGAGGAGGCAACGGCGCAGGAGACCCAGGCGAAGAAACGAGTGCCTTGCACAAAACGGACTCCTGTGACAGCGGGATCACAAAAAGCGATCTGCGGCTTGACCGAGCCGGAGCCTCGAGGAACTCCTTTGAGAGGAGCCCGATGGAGAGGCATGTGTTCGAGCACAGCGACAGCGAGCTCTCTCTGAAGCAGGCTTTTCTCCAGCCGGTGTCTGAACAGGCGCTGCTGCAGGCGACGCTGCACGAAGCCAAGCAGGAGCTGAAAGGAGACATTCAGACCGTGAGCAGCCGGCTGTCGGTGCTCGAGTCTCAGGTGAGCGAGATCCTCAGGTTGCTGTCGATTAAAAGGAGACTCTCACTGCCGCCGACGTCGTCTCCAAAGCCGAGGTTCAAAGGACACGACTCAGTCGCGGCCTCCAGGTGTGTCACACTGAAAACAGATGACGGGCCCTTTTGA
- the LOC122761557 gene encoding disheveled-associated activator of morphogenesis 1-like, translating into MAKPDRFLYEMSRINHYQQRLQSLYIKKKFAERIAEIKPKVEALTKACKEILHSRNLKQLLEVVLAFGNYMNKGQRGNAYGFKMSSLNKIADTKSSIDKNITLLHYMITILEKKYPKVLMFQNDLQSISEAAKVNMTELEKDIGTLRSGLKSVESELEYQKKRPQELGDKFVSVVSQFITVASFSFSDVEDSLTEAKELFLRAVKHFGEDASKMQPDEFFGIFDQFLQSFAEAQQENENMRKRKEEEERRAKLEAQLKEQRERERKARKAKANGEDDGGEFDDLVSALRSGEVFDKDLSKMKRNRKRINNQSTDSSRERPVTKLNF; encoded by the exons ATGGCAAAACCCGACCGTTTCCTCTACGAGATGAGCAG AATAAACCACTACCAGCAGCGGCTGCAGTCTTTGTACATCAAGAAGAAGTTTGCAGAGAGGATAGCTGAGATTAAACCCAAAGTTGAAG ctCTGACAAAGGCATGTAAGGAGATCTTGCACAGCAGAAACCTGAAGCAGCTGTTGGAGGTGGTGCTGGCCTTTGGAAACTACATGAACAAGGGTCAGAGAGGAAACGCTTACGGCTTCAAGATGTCTTCACTCAACAAGATCGCCGACACCAAGTCCAGTATCGACAA aAACATCACTCTACTGCACTACATGATTACTATTCTGGAGAAGAAATATCCCAAAGTCCTGATGTTCCAGAACGACCTGCAGAGCATCTCAGAAGCAGCCAAAGTCAA CATGACAGAACTGGAAAAAGACATTGGCACCCTGCGCAGCGGCTTGAAAAGCGTCGAGAGC GAGCTGGAATACCAGAAGAAGCGACCGCAGGAGCTGGGCGACaaatttgtgtctgtggtgagtcAGTTCATCACTGTGGCCAGCTTCAGCTTCTCCGACGTGGAGGACTCTCTCACTGAGGCCAAAGAGCTG TTCCTCAGGGCAGTAAAGCACTTTGGTGAAGATGCCAGTAAGATGCAACCAGATGAGTTCTTCGGCATCTTTGACCAGTTCCTGCAGTCGTTCGCCGAGGCTCAGCAGGAGAACGAGAACATGCGCAAACgcaaagaagaggaggagcgcAGGGCAAAGCTGGAGGCCCAG CTCAAAGAACAGAGAGAGCGGGAAAGAAAGGCCCGGAAAGCAAAGGCGAACGGGGAGGACGACGGTGGCGAGTTCGACGACTTGGTCTCCGCGCTGCGATCCGGTGAAGTCTTCGACAAGGACTTATCCAAGATGAAGCGCAACCGCAAGCGCATCAAcaaccagagcacagactcgaGTAGAGAGCGACCGGTCACAAAGCTCAACTTCTAA